In Spirosoma sp. KUDC1026, the sequence TCGGTTAGTACGTACGAAGGTACCAACGACGTGCACCTGCTGATTCTGGGCGCTTACATTACAGGGATCCCGGCCTATAAGTAGTACGCAGTCGACATAAAACCGCCCTGATTTTATTATGTTTATGACTTAATTTAACTGCCTGCTCTGGCAAACTACCACCGTACACAAACTGAAATCAGAAAGTATGAACACCGTACAGGAAGCAAAGCGATACCTCGACAATGCCCGGGAAATTCTGCGGGACAAAGCCCATAAAGAAGACGGCTATTATCAGGACAGTAAATATGTCAAAATGGCTGGACATACCGCTTACGTTGGTGTGCTGGTAGCGTTGGATGAATTACTGGGTAAAAAGGGAAAAGGCCGAAAAGACGTTGACTGGTACAAGCAAAACCTGGCGAAGCAGGATAAGAAAATACTGAATGCTTTTTTGACCGCTTACCAGGTGTTGCATCTGGACATGGCTTACGACGGAGCAAAAAGTGCAAAGCTGGCTGCAACAGGTTTGGAGGAAGCCGAAACAATTATCGACTGGGTCGAACAACGTACCGTAACGGCCTGACAATACAGGTACGATTAGTAAACGCAGATGCCCCGACCAGTTTGGTCGGGGCATCTGCGTTTAGCAAAGAGAAGGACGCTACGTTATAGCAAGCCTTTTTTCATCTCTTTGACGGCGTAGTCCGCGGAGCGGGCGCTCATGGCCATGTATGTCAGCGACGGGTTTTGCGTCGAGGTGGAAGTCATGCTGGCGCCGTCCGTGACGAAAACGTTCTTCACCGCGTGAAGTTGGTTCCATTTGTTCAGCATTGACGTTTTCGGGTCTTTGCCCATTCGGACACCGCCCATTTCGTGAATATCCAGACCCGGATTGCGGTGGTCGTCGCGCAGACGGATATTAGTGAAGCCAGCCGCGGTGAACATTTCGGTCATCTGCTCCTGGTAATCTTTTACCATCTTGTCGTCATTATCGTCGTAGCCAATGTTGATCTTTAACTGTGGGATACCAAACGGATCTTTCAGATTCGAATCCAGCGCTACGTAGCTTGATTCTTTCGGGATGGTTTCGCCCATCATGTGCGAACCGACGTGCCAGCCGCCCAGTGTTGGGTTCAGCAGGTTGTTTTTCAGATCGGCACCAAAGCCTTCCTGATTCGTTTTGGTCGCCCGACCAGCCGTAAAACCTGCCGCGTAACCGCGCAGGAAATCGGTTTCCTGTTTATACAGGTTCCGGAAGCGGGGAATGTAGGGGCTGTTTGGCCGACGACCGTCAGTGGTGGAGTCGAGGTTGCCGTCGAACTCCGCCGAGATACCCGCCCGGTAATTGTGGAAGGCAACGTATTTACCCAGTGTACCGCTGTCGTTACCCAGTCCGTTCGGAAACCGGCGCGAGGTTGAGTTCAGCAGGACGAGGTTAGAGTTCAGCGCGGCCGCGTTCAGGAAGATGATGCGGGCGTAGTACTCCTTCATTTGTTTCGTTTCGGTATCCACAACCCGAACGCCGGTTGCTTTACCTTTCTGCTCGTCGTAAATGATCGAATGTACAACCGAGTTCGGCCGCAGCGTCAGCTTACCCGTTTTAGCTGCCCAGGGGATCGTTGAGGCATTGCTGCTGAAGTAACCGCCGAAGGGGCAGCCCCGCTCGCAGATAGTCCGATGCTGGCACTGCGCTCGTCCCTGCTGGAAGTGAATCGGCTGGGGTTGGGTGATATGAGCGGCCCGACCCATGATCACGTGCCGGTCCTTGTAGCGTTTAGCTACTTCCTTCTGAAAATGTTTTTCGACGCAGTTCCACTCGTGGGGCGGCAGAAACTCGCCATCGGGTAGGTTCGGCAGACCATCTTTATTACCAGTGATACCCGCAAACCGCTCAACGTAGCTGTACCAGGGAGCCAGATCAGCGTAGCGAATGGGCCAGTCCACGGCAAAACCATCGCGGGCGGGGCCATCGAAATCAAAGTCGCTCCACCGCTGGGTTTGTCGGGCCCACATCAGCGATTTACCGCCTACCTGATAGCCGCGAATCCAGTCGAAGGGTTTTTCCTGCACGTAGGGGTGCTCGGCATCTTTCACGAAAAACTGGTGGGTTCCTTCGTAAAATGCGTAGCAGCGGCTGATGATGGGGTTGGCTTCCTTCATCTCGTGAGTCAGCTGACCCCGGTGTTCAAACTCCCAGGGTTGCGTCATCGTGGTGGGATAATCCGTAATGTGGCGGACGTCGCGGCCCCGTTCCAGCACGAGGGTACGAAGGCCTTTGCCGGTTAATTCTTTGGCCGACCAGCCTCCGCTAATCCCCGAGCCGATCACGATGGCGTCGTAGGTGTTCTGGGCCTGGGCGTCTATATTGAAATAAGACATATCGTTGCTTAAAAGAGGTCGGAAATTAGTCAGATTTAGTGCCGGTTTTGGCCGGGACAGGAACGCAGCCGTAATAATGACCGGGCATAAACTGGAAATTCGTCAGGTTGGTCATTACGTATTCAGAGTTCAGGTACCCTTTGATCGTCAGTCCCTTCACCATCGAATAAAACGCTTTCAAATCAGGATCGCCGGACTGCGACATCTGAGTAAGAACGGCCGCCTGCTGCGCTGGTTCGCCCTCGCTGAACGATTTGCCGAATGATTTCTTCGCCAGTTCGTCGGCGGTGTCCAGCCCTTTCTGAAACTTGGTCTGCGATGCCTTATCGTAGCAGTCGGCAACAACTTTCTGGATGAACTGATAGACGTTCAGTTCTCTGGCGCCGGGCGTATCCGTCTTTGGGATAATGGTCTCGGTCAAGGCGGCAAGAACGGCTTCCTGCTGGGGAGAAAAGAATTGTCGGCTAAGCGATACCGTTTCAGGAGTCCAGCCCGTTGCCCAGGCGGGCAGGCTGATCAGACCACCAACGGCGCCCGCCATCGTTTTGAGCGCACTACGTCGTTCCACAGAAAAGTTATTTGAAGTCAGTTTAATATCCAAATATACGAAAGTTTATGGATAGGGTTGGCAGGTATTATGGATTGCAGGATTGGCAGGATTTGATTCAAACCTAGTCCTGCTAATCCTGTCTATACAAGAAGTTAAGAAGCAGCCTCGTAGTGACGTTCAAAGGAATCGTGTGCCCAGGCAAATTTCCGATTTATAGATGAACAGTTTGGGGTGCTCAAACGCCGGGATCAAGACGGCGCCATCTACCGGCAGCATGAGATTGTGGGCGACAGCCTCAATTATTGACGGAATTTGTCGGGTAGCAAGTGGTGAAAACGTACTGATAGCACAATCTACTAAGCCTTACATCGGCCCCGTTTATCGACACTTTGTTCGATCCACTGCAACATCGCAGGAGGAGCCTGCGTATTTAAAGACAGATTGGGGCGGTTGGTCGCTACCTATAAACGGTACACAATGAAAAACTACTTTATGAACAGCGCAAGCCAGTTTTTAACTGGCAACATCCTGAAAATCTGCTTAGTACTGAGCGCGGTCCTGCTGATGGCATCGGCCTGCAAACACGCCGAAGATGAGGTTACGCCAGCTACGGACGCTACGGTTGCCGAGAATCAGAAAGTGAACGACTGGATTCTGGAAAACATGCAGACCTATTATTACTGGAACGATAAATTGCCGGCCAACCCGGACAAAACCCAGGCCCCATCTGATTTCTTCGACTCGATCCTGTATACCTACGACGCAACGACAAACCCCAACGGCGACCGGTTTTCCTGGATTCAGGAAAGTGCCGAAGAGCTGGAATCCAGTCTGAGTGGCGAAACGACCACGACGGGCATGGAGTACAACCTGTACCTGCGGGCATCGGGATCGACGGGAGTGATCGCGCAGGTGTTGTACGTCCTCCCCAATTCACCGGCCGAAAAAGCGGGTATCAAACGGGGCGACATTATCTCCAAAGTAAACGGGCAACTGCTGACTACAGACAACTACGCCAGCCTGCTGTTTACGGGAACGACTTTTACGTTTGGCTTCGCTACGTTCAACGGGTCATCGCTGACAGACACGAATCAGTCGGTTTCGGTGGGGGCAACGGTTTATCAGGAAAATCCGGTTTTCATGGATTCGGTCTATACCTACGGCAGCAAAAAAATTGGTTACCTGGTCTATAACCAGTTTGTTACCGGCCCCGGTGGACCCGAAGATCATACCTATGATGATCAGATTGACGCGATTTTTAGTTTTTTTAAGAATCAGGGTGTAAACGAGCTGGTGCTGGATCTACGTTATAATCCCGGTGGCTATACGTCGTCGTCGGCTAACCTGGCCAGCCTGATCGGGAAAGGAATCAGTACCAGCAGTGTGTATTTCAAAGAAGAGTGGAACAGCACCCTGACCCCCTACCTGACTCGGGAGTATGGCAGTGGCTTTTTTGTGCAGAACTTCGTCAGTAAAGCACAGAGTATAGGCGCTAATTTGCAACGTGTTTTTGTCCTGACGACGGATCATACAGCTTCGTCCAGCGAACTGATTATTAATGGGTTGAAGCCTTATATGCAAGTAATTACGATCGGCACTACAACCCATGGCAAGAATGTGGGGTCTATAACAGTAACCGACGAAACGGGGGAGATAAAATGGGGCATACAGCCCATTGTTTTCAAGTCGTTTAATAGCCTGGGGCAGTCGGATTACGCGGCCGGATTTGCGCCGGATATAGAAGTAGAAGAACCTGCTGTGCTACAACCGCTGGGCAGTGTGCAGGAAGATTTGCTGAACGAAGCCTTGTCCCAGATCACCGGAAGTTCTGTTAATGCCCGACGGGCGGTTAAATCAGGAAATCAGTTAACTTTGCTGAACTCTTCCATTCAGCGAAAAGCCGGTGGGGGACGTATGATAAAGAATTTAAAAACGTTACAGTGGTAGGAATCACCATTCGTTAAAGGAAAATCCCGAACCTTTACCGCCTTAGTGCAGACCTGGTAAAGGTTTCGGATTTATGCAGTGTCAGAATTTTTGTTTTATCACTTTATAACCACTCATGATTCGTTTGTTTCAACGACCCCTAACCGGGACCTCATCGTCGCGTACTAACCGTCAACTTCGAATAAACTGGGCGCTGGGTGCGCTCTGTGTGGCCTGGACTGGTCTCTTAATCGGCTGTAATAAATCAGAAACGACATCGACCCTTGGTGACTGGAAGCGCGGTTCCGATCTGGAAGGCGTAGCCCGGATTGGTGGTGTAAGTTTCGTTATCGGTAATATCGCGTACATCGGTACGGGTGTCAACAGTAATGGTGAACGGCTGAACGACTTCTGGGCGTACAACGCTGAACGGAATACCTGGACCCAGCCCGCAGCCATGACGATCGGCGCAGCCCGTGCGTATGGTGTGGGTTTTGCCGTCGGTACCAAAGGATACGTTGGCACAGGAACGAACATCAATGGTGATCGTCTGAACGATTTCTATGAATACGACCAGACGGCAAACACCTGGAAACGTATTGCTGATTTTGGCGGCACGGGTCGTTACGGGGCGGTTGCTTTCTCAGCAGCAAATAAAGGCTATGTAGGCTGTGGTAATGACGGAAACTATTTGAAGGATTTCTGGTCGTATAACCCAACTACGGCCGCCTGGACCAAAGTAGCCAGCTACGGTGGTTCGAAACGCGTTGGCGCTGTTAGCTTCGTGATCAACAACGTTGCTTACGTAGGTACTGGAGATAATAACGGAACATCGGAAGGCGATTGGTGGGCCTATGATCCTGCGCAGGATCTGTGGACCGCAAAAAATAATTTCAGCGTTAGCGACAATGCTACCGTAGCGCGTTCTAATGGGGTGGGCTTTGCTGTTGGTAACTACGGCTATATCACTCTGGGTACTGTTACCGACAGAATCGTGTGGCAGTATGACCCAACGGCCGACAAATGGTCGTCTCTCGGCGTGTTTGAAGGAACTGCCCGTCAGTACGCTATTGGCTTTGCTATCAACGGAAAAGGATACGTAACCACGGGCGGAACGAGTTCAGGTGCTCGTTACGACGACGTGTGGATTTTCGATCCGACTGTTGCACAGGACACCGAAAACAACTAGTTCTGTGCTGCATGGCAAGTGAACGTCGGCCGCGCCTGATTCGACAGGGCCTGGTTTTAACCCTACTGGGGCTGGCGATTGTTACGGTCTACCTGCTCTATAAAGGGCAGGATCGGTATGAACTGGAGGTTTTTCGGTCCAATACGGGCTGGGGCTATTCAGTACAGATGAACGGATCGCCAATAATCAGTCAGCCAACTATTCCGGGTATTGTTGGCAACCGTGGCTTTGTCGATGAGCAGCAGGCCCGGCGGGTTGGTAAACGGGTAATTGAAAAACTCCGGCAGGGGCAGATTCCACCAACCATTACCCCCGCAGAACTACATCAATTGGGCGTCGACGTACCGTAATTCATTGATCGGCTGGTCATCGAACAGATGGTCAGCCGATCGTTATTCTTACTTCATACTATTTTATGCGCACATCGTGGTTTTCGGGGCTATTTGTCCTGCTGGCCGTCGCTACGTTATGGGCCTGTCAGTCGGGAGATCTTGATGTTGGCCAATCGGTTATCAATCCGCAGGAACTGGATGTTCAGTCTATTGATACCGTAACTATACAGACTTCGACCATTGCTGTTATTGAGTCATACACGACCTCGGCTACGACCCAGGCGGACACAAACATGCTGGTAGGGAACTGGAACGATGCTAATACCGGCAAGCTGACTGCTCGTGGTTTTTCGTCACTAGGCTACCCAACTAACTCGCTGCAGGGAGCGTCTAATCTGCAACTTGATTCACTGGTTCTGGAGTTAGGCTATACCTACTCGTATGGCGACACGTCCAAGGTTTTTAATCTGGCTATCCATCAGTTGCGGCAACCGCTGGATCCAGCAGTTTATTATACGAATAGTAGTGTGGTTGCTTACGACGAGAAGCCACTGTTTCAACGGTCATTTCTATTACGTCCTAATACGGGAACACGCCGGATTCGATTCCGCATACCAGATGCGACAGCTCGGGAATTCTATTCCCGTCTGCTGAGTGGTGACATTAACAGCGTGACCAGCATGAATGAGTACTGGAAAGGATTTGCCCTTGCCAGTTCGACTACTGAAAACCTGTTTGCTGCCTTTTCGGCGTTTCGGGCATCTGGCCTCCGGTTGTATTATCGGGACGTAAGTGGCGTTGCGCAAACGGCTAATACGCTGTATTTTCCGTTTGGTACAGCCAACTATAGTCAGTTCCTAACCGATCGTAGTGGTACGCCCCTTGCTTCCTTACGAACCAGAACCGACGCCGTGAGCAGTACGCAAACCGGCCAACAAACGTATGTCTCGCGGGGGGCAGGACTGAGAACGAAAATTGTGTTTCCTTACCTTGGACAGTTCGACCGCCCCGAAGCCTACGCGGGCTTGAACGGAGCTACGTTAGAACTTGGCCCTATTCGCCGTACGTTGTTTGACAATACGACCCCACCGGCCCAGCTTCTTTTGTATGAAAGTAATAGCCAGAACGAATTACTAGGGACTGTTCCTGCTGGTAATCTTGGTAGTGCCACGCCCGGAGCTACTTACGTCTTCGATAATAGAGGCCCCGAATTTCTTGATTCATACACCTTTGATCTGACTTATTACATTGGTCAGGTTATTCGGCGCAAGCTGCCAAACCGCCCGCTGATCGTAACAACCAATATTGTAAATCCAACCCGGCCCGGTGACCTGCGGGCGATAGTGCAGCGCCTGAGCCTGGGATCGGGACAGCGGACGACCGATCGGATGCGGCTACGACTATACATTACGTCGGGCATTTAACGACGTCAGAATCAACGAAAAGCTCCTGCCATTAGCTATGGCAGGAGCTTTTTTTATGTATTTATAACAACGAATACGGCCGTTTGTCGACACATTTCGGCTATTGCCCGCAGATTATCAGAAAAGCTGCAACGCTTCTCTCGTTACGGACGTAACAGTAGCAGAAAGCCACCAGATAACACATGGCTTGTCGGAAAACCCTTACGTTGTTCAATGGCGAATCTGTACGTCACCTGCTTAACCCGTGAAACAGCGGCAAACCTGAATAAGCCATCGCCATGAAACGTACTCATGCAGCCAACAAAGCCAGCCGGACATCAGAACTGAGTCTGTTATTGTCACGCTCCGAAGACGATTTTTACGGTAGCCTGCAACGCGCCCATAACGAGGTAATGCAGCCACCGGTGGTGACCATAGAGGAAGAACCAATGTTATATTCATTCCAACCCGTTGAGCAGTCATTGAACTGGTTGGGAAACGCCGGATTAGTTGCCCGTTTTCTCTAACCGCGCGAATCGTTTTTTCAGTATAGAGGGCTTGTCGTGCAACGGCAAAATCCTGATAAGCGTACTGAAAATAACCTGTACATTAAGCCTGATTAGTGAACCAAATACCCGACAGGACGACGATTCTGTCGGGTTATTTTTTACCGGAAAAGAAACGAATCAATAGCTTACATCTTTCATTGATTAACAGTAACTTACGTAGGATAGATACTTTATCTGTCAAGCAAGTATGATTGGGTGAGGAAAAGGAGGGTAGAACGATAAACAGAACGTGCCTATGCGGCTTTTTACGTTTCAGTTGATAAGTATCGTATTGCTAGTAAGTAAGGTTGCCTGGGCGACGCACCAGGTGGGAGGCCAACTCGAAATGCGGCCCGTAAATGGTGCTACGGGCCGCTACCGATTTATTGTGACGAACTACCTCGAAAGTGGAGCCCGGGCCGATCGGCAGGGTGGGGGGCTGGTAGGAATCTTTCGCAAGCGGGACAACGTGCAGATGACTAACTTTCGGGTAGCTGAAACCGGCACCAGGCAGTCGGTCATCTTCGCCAATGCGGTTTGTGCTGCGCAGGGTAACCTGAATTTCATTGTGGCTACGTTCGAGGCCGAAGTGCAGCTCAATCCGACCACGTACAACGATCCGATGGGTTACTACGTATCGTACCAGACTGGCAACCGAAACGGTGGTCTCGTCAATATTATCAGCCCGTTACAAATAGGTTTTACATTCTATCTGGAATTTCCGGCTCTTTCCCGGAATGGTTCGGTTGTCGTTAATTCATCTCCGCATTTTGGAACCATTAACGGTGAGTATCTATGCTTGGGCGAGCCGTTTACGTTTGCTTTTAATGGGGTTGACCCTGACGGCGATGAACTGCGTTACTCAATGGTTACGCCACTGGACCGCCGTAGCACAAATCAAAACGGTGTTTCGCCGGGGCCGTATCCCGAAGTTCCCTGGGTGTCCAACTACAGTAATACGGCGTCTATGTCGGGGAATCCGAACCTGACCGTGAACGTGCAAACGGGGCAGCTATCGGTAACGCCGGATAAACTGGGTCTGTTTGTATTCGCTGTCAAAGTAGAAGAGTACCGAAGCGGAGTGAAGATCGGCGAGGTTCGTCGCGACTTTCAGTTCCTGGTTGTCGAATGCCCACCAACGATTCCACCCGCTCCCGTCATTCAACTTCAGGACCAGCCCGTGACGATGATGAACAAAACCCTGTGTTTGGGTGAGTCGACCCTGCTGCGGGCGACGCTGGATACGGGCTGGAATTACCAGTGGCAGCGCGACGGTATCAACATTACAAATGCGACCAGCGCGACGCTGGTTGTTCAGGACGCAGGCGAATATACCGTAGCGGCTTCGCTGAAAGCCGCCTGTAGCAAGACCGGAAAGTCGCAAAGTATTTCAGTTCGGGTAGCGGGGGCGCCCGTATCGCTGAAGACCAATGGGCATCTGTGCGCCACAACGGGGACCATGTCGCTCAAAGTATCGGGGGGCACGGGTGGAGTAGGACTGACCTATCAATGGTTTCGGAATAATCAGTCGATGAACAGCAGCGCTGCGCTGGATTCGATACTGACGACGCAGGACGGGAAATACTATGCCCTCATTACGGACCCGGCCGTAAACTGTACTCTGCATACGGATACCATTACGCTGACCCGATCGGTGGCGGTGGTGGCCTCGCTGTCGTCGGCGACGGGCCAGAGCCGAATTTGTCCCCAGGAAGCGCTGGCGCTGCAGAGCGGAGGGGGTGTCAGCTACGTCTGGCGGCAGAACGGACAACCCAATCCGGCAACGACCGGGAATCAGTTCCAGGCGACAACCGCAGGGAGCTACGTTGTTACGGCCGTGGACATCTTCGGCTGCGAAGGAACTTCGTCTCCGCTGACGCTGACGATGGTGCCCGCGATCAGCGTACAGCTCGATTCAATCAAGCCGATGTGTGGCGTCGATGCGCCGGTTTATAACCTGGTTGGTAGTCCGGCGGGCGGTGAGTTTGCGGGCGCTGGCGTATCAGGGATGATATTCAGTCCTAAGCAGGCGGGGATTGGCAATCACGCATTGACCTATGCTGTCAAAGCAGCCCCTGAATGCCAGGCACAGGTGAAAACACGAATGGCCGTTGTGGCTCCTATTCCAACCATTCAGTTTGACGAATCGATCATGACCGTGTATCGCGGAAAAACCTTCCCGCTGGCCCCTGGTCTGACGGGAAATCCGACGGTTTTTAGCTGGACGCCCGCTACCTATCTCTCCAGCCCCAGCGTGGCCGATCCCGTTGTAACAGATATTGAGAATGGAATTACGTACAAACTGGACGTATCAAACGATGCTGGTTGCCAGGCCAGCGATACAATCCGGGTTATCGTGGTCGAGCGAATCTGGCTGCCGAGTGCTTTTTCGCCCAATGGCGACGGCAAGAACGACGTCTGGGAACTGACGGGTATTGAAGCCTTTCCAGATGCGATCGTTACGATCTTTAATCGCTGGGGTGAGGTCATCTATCAGTCCGATAAGGGATATACCCAGCCATTCGACGGAAAGTACAACGGCACAGTACTGCCGGAGGGGGTCTATCCGTATTGGGTGCGGACAATACCCGATAAGCCCCCGCTCAGCGGAAAACTGGTGCTGGTACGGTGAATGACCAGAACTATGGAAACCGGGTAGAAGAGGGATGATGGCAACTACTACAAACTACCGGATCAATAAATTCATGGTCCGTCATTGAATTATTTCGCCGATTCACTGTTTTTCAGGTAGTAATTATCACGAACACATGATTGAAAGACCCCTGACAGACTGGTTGCCGCTCACGATGAAAGAAGTCGAAAAGAGAGGCTGGGATGAGGTGGATATTGTGCTGGTGTCGGGCGATGCGTATGTCGATCACCCTGCCTTTGGAACTGCGGTAATCGGTCGGATTATGGAAAGCGAAGGCTTCCGGGTCGCCGTTATTGCTCAGCCCAACTGGAAGGACGATCTGCGCGACTTCAAAAAGTTCGGGAAACCAAAATACTTCTTTGGCGTAACGGCGGGGTGTATGGACTCGATGGTCAACCACTACACGGCCAACAAACGCCTGCGCTCCAATGACTCGTATACACCCGGTGGCGAAGCGGGTTTCCGGCCCGACTACGCGACCATTGTGTACACGAAAATTCTGAAATCAATCTACCCCGACGTACCCGTCCTGCTTGGTGGAATCGAAGCGTCACTACGTCGGGTTACCCACTACGACTATTGGCAGGACCGACTGATGCCCAGCATTCTGGTCGATTCGGAGGCCGATATGCTGGTGTACGGCATGGGTGAACAGCCGCTGCGCGAAATTCTGAAACTAGCGAAGAAGGACGTTCCGTTCTCGTCGATGCGTAACATCAATCAGGTGTCGTTTCTGCACGATACAAACACGGGTGATCTGCGCGATTACAACGACTGGAATACGGTTGAACTGTCTAGTCACGAAGAGTGTCTGGACGATAAAATCAAATACGCGGCCAACTTCAAAGTAGTCGAAGTAGAGTCGAATAAGTGGCAGGCCAACCGGATTACTCAGAAGGTTGGCGATCAGGTTTTGGTGATTAATCCACCGTTCAAAACGATGGAAGAAGCCGAGATCGATAAGTCATTTGACCTGCCCTATACCCGCCTGCCGCACCCGAAATACAAGAAGCGAGGGCCGATTCCAGCCTACGAAATGATCAAGTTCTCGGTCAACATGCACCGGGGTTGTTTTGGTGGTTGTAGCTTCTGCACCATTTCGGCCCATCAGGGTAAGTTCATCGCGTCCCGAAGCGAAGAGTCGATTTTGAAAGAAGTCGACGAGCTTACAAAACACCCCGAGTTCAAAGGGTATCTGTCTGATCTGGGCGGACCGTCGGCTAATATGTACAAGATGAAGGGCAAGGACGAATCGATCTGCGCCCGCTGCCAGAGTCCGAGCTGTATTCACCCGGTCATTTGCTCGAACCTCGATACGTCGCACAAACCGTTGACGAAGCTCTATCAGAAAGTGGATGCCAACCCGGACATCAAGAAAGCCTTTGTGGGTTCGGGTGTTCGGTACGATTTGTTGGTTGATGACTTCAATAAGAACAATGAAGACGGCAACCACGACGAATACATGGAACAACTCGTTACGCGCCACGTATCGGGTCGCCTGAAAGTGGCGCCAGAGCATACCGCCGATGATACGTTGCGGGTGATGCGGAAGCCGTCGTTCAAATACTTTAAGCAGTTTAAGAGAAAATACGACAAGATCCAGGAGAAGCACGACTTGAACCAACCGCTGATTCCCTACTTCATTTCGTCGCATCCCGGCTGTGAAGAACAGGATATGGCGAACCTGGCGGCCGAAACCAAAGACCTGGGCTTCCAACTGGAGCAGGTTCAGGATTTTACGCCCACGCCGATGACGGTGGCCGAGGTGATTTACTACTCAGGCGTTCATCCGTACACGCTGAAACCCGTCAAAACGGCGAAAACGCGCGAGGAGAAACAAGCACAAAATCGCTACTTCTTCTGGTACAAGCCCGAGAATAAGGATTGGATACGGAACCGGTTGAATAAACTCAAACGCCCCGACCTGGCCGACAGGCTGCTGAGTGGTCCCAAAAAAGAAAGCAGTGGCGGCAGTAAGCCCCGATCAAAATATGTGACGTACAAAACGCCAGGCCGCAAGAAACGGTAGGCGTTTGTAGCCATTT encodes:
- a CDS encoding YgiQ family radical SAM protein, which encodes MIERPLTDWLPLTMKEVEKRGWDEVDIVLVSGDAYVDHPAFGTAVIGRIMESEGFRVAVIAQPNWKDDLRDFKKFGKPKYFFGVTAGCMDSMVNHYTANKRLRSNDSYTPGGEAGFRPDYATIVYTKILKSIYPDVPVLLGGIEASLRRVTHYDYWQDRLMPSILVDSEADMLVYGMGEQPLREILKLAKKDVPFSSMRNINQVSFLHDTNTGDLRDYNDWNTVELSSHEECLDDKIKYAANFKVVEVESNKWQANRITQKVGDQVLVINPPFKTMEEAEIDKSFDLPYTRLPHPKYKKRGPIPAYEMIKFSVNMHRGCFGGCSFCTISAHQGKFIASRSEESILKEVDELTKHPEFKGYLSDLGGPSANMYKMKGKDESICARCQSPSCIHPVICSNLDTSHKPLTKLYQKVDANPDIKKAFVGSGVRYDLLVDDFNKNNEDGNHDEYMEQLVTRHVSGRLKVAPEHTADDTLRVMRKPSFKYFKQFKRKYDKIQEKHDLNQPLIPYFISSHPGCEEQDMANLAAETKDLGFQLEQVQDFTPTPMTVAEVIYYSGVHPYTLKPVKTAKTREEKQAQNRYFFWYKPENKDWIRNRLNKLKRPDLADRLLSGPKKESSGGSKPRSKYVTYKTPGRKKR
- a CDS encoding gliding motility-associated C-terminal domain-containing protein, whose protein sequence is MRLFTFQLISIVLLVSKVAWATHQVGGQLEMRPVNGATGRYRFIVTNYLESGARADRQGGGLVGIFRKRDNVQMTNFRVAETGTRQSVIFANAVCAAQGNLNFIVATFEAEVQLNPTTYNDPMGYYVSYQTGNRNGGLVNIISPLQIGFTFYLEFPALSRNGSVVVNSSPHFGTINGEYLCLGEPFTFAFNGVDPDGDELRYSMVTPLDRRSTNQNGVSPGPYPEVPWVSNYSNTASMSGNPNLTVNVQTGQLSVTPDKLGLFVFAVKVEEYRSGVKIGEVRRDFQFLVVECPPTIPPAPVIQLQDQPVTMMNKTLCLGESTLLRATLDTGWNYQWQRDGINITNATSATLVVQDAGEYTVAASLKAACSKTGKSQSISVRVAGAPVSLKTNGHLCATTGTMSLKVSGGTGGVGLTYQWFRNNQSMNSSAALDSILTTQDGKYYALITDPAVNCTLHTDTITLTRSVAVVASLSSATGQSRICPQEALALQSGGGVSYVWRQNGQPNPATTGNQFQATTAGSYVVTAVDIFGCEGTSSPLTLTMVPAISVQLDSIKPMCGVDAPVYNLVGSPAGGEFAGAGVSGMIFSPKQAGIGNHALTYAVKAAPECQAQVKTRMAVVAPIPTIQFDESIMTVYRGKTFPLAPGLTGNPTVFSWTPATYLSSPSVADPVVTDIENGITYKLDVSNDAGCQASDTIRVIVVERIWLPSAFSPNGDGKNDVWELTGIEAFPDAIVTIFNRWGEVIYQSDKGYTQPFDGKYNGTVLPEGVYPYWVRTIPDKPPLSGKLVLVR